The proteins below are encoded in one region of Xenopus laevis strain J_2021 chromosome 8L, Xenopus_laevis_v10.1, whole genome shotgun sequence:
- the six6.L gene encoding SIX homeobox 6 L homeolog — MFQLPILNFSPQQVAGVCETLEESGDIERLGRFLWSLPVAPAACEALNKNESVLRARAIVAFHTGNFRELYHILENHKFTKDSHTKLQALWLEAHYQEAEKLRGRPLGPVDKYRVRKKFPLPRTIWDGEQKTHCFKERTRHLLREWYLQDPYPNPSKKRELAQATGLTPTQVGNWFKNRRQRDRAAAAKNRLQQQVLSQGSGHSLGPDERGEALGSASSPAASLSSKAATSAISITSSDSECDI; from the exons ATGTTTCAGCTGCCTATTCTGAACTTCAGCCCCCAGCAGGTAGCTGGGGTGTGTGAGACCCTAGAAGAGAGTGGGGACATTGAGCGCCTTGGTCGCTTCTTGTGGTCATTGCCAGTAGCTCCTGCCGCCTGCGAGGCGCTTAATAAAAATGAGTCTGTCCTCAGAGCCAGGGCTATTGTGGCCTTTCATACGGGCAATTTCAGGGAACTCTACCACATTctggaaaatcacaaatttaccaAGGACTCGCACACTAAGCTGCAAGCTCTGTGGTTGGAGGCGCATTACCAAGAAGCAGAGAAGCTGAGGGGGAGACCTTTGGGGCCAGTAGACAAGTATAGAGTGAGGAAGAAGTTCCCTCTCCCCAGAACTATTTGGGACGGGGAACAGAAGACGCACTGCTTTAAAGAACGAACAAGGCATTTGCTTAGGGAATGGTACCTACAAGATCCCTATCCAAATCCCAGCAAAAAAAGGGAGCTCGCCCAAGCGACTGGACTTACCCCAACACAAGTAGGGAACTGGTTCAAAAACcggagacagagagacagagcagCGGCGGCAAAGAACAG GCTACAGCAGCAGGTCTTGTCCCAGGGAAGTGGCCATTCATTGGGTCCGGATGAGAGAGGAGAAGCGCTGGGCTCAGCCTCCAGTCCTGCAGCAAGTCTGTCCAGCAAAGCGGCCACCTCTGCCATCTCCATCACATCCAGCGACAGTGAATGTGACATCTGA